The following are encoded in a window of Kitasatospora fiedleri genomic DNA:
- a CDS encoding type II secretion system F family protein yields MLLYVLCGLLLAGGLVALAVGLTGRPDDGPERDNPLEGRLHTLWYGAPGTASPGIARLRRIQLALALLGAPGGWLFTGIPLVALLVPAAVFGLPWLFDATRSDTRRIERLEALAEWTQRLADVLLLGVGLNQAIVTSRRTAPVALETEIADLAARLQSRWRPEDALRAFGDQVADSTADKVLAALVLRAGDSGPGLARALADMADSVREEVRQRRAIEADRSKHRTTIRWMVGIILLVIVIGAFNSRYTAPYSTVLGQLVLAVVAVAFVAVIAWMRSLARHTPLPRLLEPDRRSKTGRLPGHRAADESAAAEDEALLKEAR; encoded by the coding sequence ATGCTGCTGTACGTGCTGTGCGGACTGCTGCTGGCCGGCGGGCTGGTGGCGCTGGCCGTCGGCCTGACCGGGCGGCCCGACGACGGGCCGGAGCGGGACAACCCGCTGGAGGGGCGGCTGCACACCCTCTGGTACGGGGCGCCCGGCACCGCCTCGCCCGGCATCGCCCGGCTGCGCCGGATACAGCTGGCGCTGGCCCTGCTCGGCGCGCCGGGCGGCTGGCTGTTCACCGGCATCCCGCTGGTCGCGCTGCTCGTCCCGGCCGCCGTGTTCGGCCTGCCCTGGCTGTTCGACGCGACCCGTTCCGACACCCGGCGGATCGAACGGCTGGAGGCGCTCGCCGAGTGGACCCAGCGCCTGGCCGACGTGCTGCTGCTGGGCGTCGGCCTGAACCAGGCGATCGTGACCAGCCGGCGCACCGCGCCGGTCGCGCTGGAGACCGAGATCGCCGACCTGGCGGCCCGGTTGCAGTCCCGCTGGCGGCCCGAGGACGCGCTGCGCGCCTTCGGCGACCAGGTCGCCGACTCGACGGCCGACAAGGTGCTGGCCGCCCTCGTGCTGCGGGCCGGCGACAGCGGGCCCGGCCTGGCCCGGGCGCTGGCCGACATGGCGGACTCGGTGCGCGAGGAGGTCCGGCAGCGGCGCGCCATCGAGGCGGACCGCTCCAAGCACCGCACCACGATCCGCTGGATGGTCGGCATCATCCTGCTGGTCATCGTGATCGGCGCGTTCAACTCCCGCTACACCGCGCCCTATTCGACGGTGCTGGGCCAACTGGTGCTGGCCGTCGTGGCGGTGGCGTTCGTGGCGGTGATCGCCTGGATGCGCTCGCTGGCCCGGCACACCCCGCTGCCCCGGCTGCTGGAACCCGACCGCCGCTCCAAGACCGGCCGGCTGCCCGGCCACCGGGCCGCCGACGAGAGCGCCGCGGCCGAGGACGAAGCACTGCTGAAGGAGGCCCGGTGA